In one Candidatus Cloacimonadota bacterium genomic region, the following are encoded:
- a CDS encoding glycosyltransferase — MRIVIIGPVYPFRGGIAYFSDCLYRELIKKNHQTKLINFNQQYPALLFPGKTQTEECSNFSDIFSTRVLTPYNPFTFKKTLHETLTFRPDVVCFSFFLPYFVPSYLYLIRRLKKKGIRTMILAHNINFHEKWFMSKQLTKRLLNSSNIIMTLSKSVYEDALKLIKSSEVQVIQGFHPLYDFHNQNRYSKESAKEKLGLKNRKVILFFGYIKPYKGVDLLIKSFPLVKEKISDAFLIIAGEIYGNKRYYKELIKQTGLEVDINLQNEYIGSDQVELYYKGADVLVLPYLQATQSGVLQTAYAMDLGVVVTPVGSLPDMVIPGKTGLITESLSENDLAKAIVQYFSLDEGIVKQNIKDHKTNYSWDKFVELLVESL, encoded by the coding sequence ATGAGAATTGTTATTATAGGACCGGTATATCCTTTTCGCGGAGGAATTGCCTATTTTAGCGACTGCTTATATCGAGAGTTAATAAAAAAGAATCATCAAACCAAACTAATCAATTTTAATCAACAGTATCCAGCTTTACTATTTCCGGGTAAAACCCAAACAGAAGAGTGTTCAAATTTCTCAGATATATTTTCAACTAGAGTACTAACCCCTTATAATCCTTTTACATTTAAGAAAACACTACATGAAACCCTGACATTTCGACCTGATGTTGTCTGTTTTAGTTTCTTTCTCCCCTACTTTGTCCCATCTTATCTTTATCTGATAAGACGTTTAAAGAAAAAAGGCATTAGAACAATGATCTTAGCTCATAATATTAATTTTCACGAAAAATGGTTCATGAGTAAGCAATTGACCAAGAGATTACTGAATAGTTCTAATATCATAATGACTCTTTCAAAAAGTGTCTATGAAGATGCTTTGAAACTGATCAAATCTTCGGAAGTGCAAGTCATCCAAGGGTTTCACCCTCTTTATGATTTTCATAATCAGAATAGATATTCAAAGGAAAGTGCCAAAGAAAAACTTGGTTTAAAGAATAGAAAAGTAATCCTCTTCTTTGGCTACATCAAGCCCTACAAAGGAGTTGACCTTCTTATTAAGAGTTTTCCGTTGGTAAAGGAGAAAATATCTGATGCTTTTCTTATTATAGCTGGTGAGATATACGGTAACAAACGTTATTATAAAGAGTTAATCAAACAAACAGGTTTGGAAGTAGATATCAATCTCCAAAATGAGTATATCGGTTCTGATCAAGTTGAGTTATATTATAAAGGAGCAGATGTTTTGGTATTACCGTATCTTCAGGCAACGCAAAGCGGAGTCTTACAGACTGCCTATGCAATGGATCTGGGAGTAGTTGTTACCCCGGTAGGGAGTTTACCCGATATGGTGATTCCAGGCAAGACAGGACTAATAACGGAATCGTTATCAGAGAATGATTTGGCAAAAGCAATAGTTCAATATTTCTCCCTGGATGAAGGTATTGTTAAACAGAATATAAAGGATCATAAGACAAACTATTCTTGGGATAAGTTTGTAGAATTATTAGTAGAGAGTTTATGA
- a CDS encoding PHP domain-containing protein: MKIDLHLHTNYSDGRLDPGDLLSLCRKHNYNVISITDHDNIEAYLSVKDIAPKYGLTLIPGVELSSNYEDSEVHILAYYYDDEHPNLLSLFDYINENRIDRAKKIVLKLADLGLDIDIDSLLAETERSGIIGRMHIARALVAQKYCSSIKEAFDKYLHDKSPAYEQKVTLPAEKTIEMIHSAGGISVLAHPHKLDNISIIMGLIDMGIKGLEVHCPKSSNYAINLFTQIANENNLLITGGSDFHGEQEEIQDFGKFSIPVMIWEEFSNYYQESLNEEVRSV, from the coding sequence GTGAAAATTGATTTACACCTACATACGAATTACTCGGATGGTAGGCTTGACCCTGGTGATCTTTTATCTTTATGTAGAAAACATAACTATAATGTTATTTCTATAACAGATCATGATAATATTGAAGCCTACTTATCGGTAAAAGATATTGCTCCCAAGTATGGATTAACTCTTATTCCCGGGGTTGAGTTGAGCAGCAATTATGAAGATAGTGAAGTTCATATCTTGGCATATTATTATGATGATGAACATCCTAATTTACTCTCTTTATTTGATTATATCAATGAGAACAGGATCGATCGAGCCAAAAAAATTGTTTTAAAATTAGCTGATTTAGGACTCGATATAGATATTGATTCTCTGTTAGCTGAGACAGAGAGATCGGGTATAATTGGTAGAATGCATATTGCCAGGGCTTTAGTAGCCCAAAAATATTGCTCTTCTATCAAAGAAGCTTTTGATAAATACCTGCACGATAAAAGTCCAGCTTATGAGCAAAAAGTTACTTTACCTGCAGAAAAAACGATCGAGATGATCCATTCTGCGGGTGGTATATCTGTACTGGCTCATCCTCATAAATTGGACAATATATCAATAATTATGGGTTTAATTGATATGGGGATCAAGGGTTTGGAGGTTCATTGTCCTAAATCATCTAACTATGCTATTAATCTCTTTACCCAAATAGCGAATGAAAATAACTTATTGATAACCGGTGGTTCAGATTTCCATGGAGAACAAGAAGAGATACAAGATTTTGGAAAATTTAGTATACCTGTTATGATTTGGGAAGAGTTCAGCAACTATTATCAGGAAAGTCTAAATGAAGAAGTTCGAAGCGTATAA
- a CDS encoding amino acid permease yields the protein MQLKKELGLFEVFCIATGAMISSGLFILPGLAYNYAGPAVVLSYFIAGLLAMTGMLSIAEMATAMPKAGGDYFFITRGFGPAVGTISGLFSWFSLSLKSAFALIGMAAFTSLVLPGYDIKFIAIILSLIFMMINIIGVKESGRFQVYLVSALLALMAFYIIVGLPKVSSEYFLPFSPFGFDGIFSTAGFVFTAYGGLLYVGSVAEEVKNPNKVIPLGMIISLLVVSILYTLMVFVTVGVVPGSQLAGNLTPISAGAHALMGHWGMLVLSFAAILAFVSTANGGLLSASRYPMSLSRDGLMPNFLSRISTRFRTPYKSIILTTIALIVFLLLDLEILVRAVSTSVILTNILSCLALIVMRESRLQNYRPVFKAPLYPYIQIIGIIGFIFLLFEMGLSAILITFLLILIGFFTYWFYGRIRSSREYALLYLLERISSKEITSYTLETELKEIIRERDQISEDHFDQLIKTCHVLDINEYLQVEQFFHLAAAEIQKDLKLSEEEVFKALIKREREYTTVIGENLAIPHIIVPGEETFSILVARSKKGIRFSDQHPRITTVFVIAGSKDQRTFHLRALAAIAQIANDPLFNKKWLHANSVDALRDAILLANRNRDKYFTHISKNTLITNGYDNRKDN from the coding sequence ATGCAATTAAAAAAGGAATTAGGACTTTTTGAGGTCTTCTGTATTGCTACTGGAGCAATGATCAGTTCCGGACTGTTTATTCTTCCCGGATTGGCATATAATTATGCCGGACCAGCAGTTGTTTTGTCCTATTTTATAGCAGGTTTGTTGGCTATGACAGGTATGTTGAGCATTGCTGAAATGGCAACAGCGATGCCGAAAGCGGGTGGAGATTATTTCTTTATTACCCGTGGTTTTGGGCCTGCAGTAGGGACAATATCCGGTCTCTTTAGTTGGTTTTCCTTATCCCTGAAAAGTGCTTTTGCTTTGATCGGCATGGCAGCATTTACTTCGTTAGTACTTCCCGGTTATGATATCAAGTTTATTGCCATAATACTTTCTCTTATCTTTATGATGATCAATATTATAGGTGTTAAAGAAAGTGGCAGATTTCAAGTATATCTAGTATCAGCACTATTGGCATTGATGGCTTTTTATATCATTGTTGGCTTGCCCAAGGTCAGTTCTGAATATTTTCTCCCCTTTTCTCCCTTCGGTTTCGATGGTATTTTCAGTACGGCAGGATTTGTGTTCACTGCCTATGGAGGTTTGCTGTATGTTGGTTCTGTTGCTGAGGAAGTAAAGAATCCCAATAAAGTAATTCCCCTTGGGATGATAATATCACTCTTAGTTGTTAGCATCTTATATACTTTGATGGTTTTTGTGACAGTTGGAGTTGTTCCAGGCTCTCAATTAGCAGGGAATTTGACACCAATATCTGCCGGAGCGCATGCTTTAATGGGTCATTGGGGGATGTTAGTTTTAAGTTTTGCTGCGATATTAGCTTTTGTATCAACAGCCAATGGTGGTTTGCTTTCTGCATCCAGATATCCGATGTCATTAAGCAGAGATGGCTTAATGCCTAATTTCCTCAGTAGAATAAGTACTCGATTTAGAACACCATATAAATCAATCATTTTGACGACAATAGCCTTGATAGTCTTTCTCCTGCTTGATCTGGAGATTTTAGTCAGGGCTGTATCAACATCAGTTATCTTAACCAATATCCTCTCCTGTTTAGCTTTGATAGTTATGCGAGAGAGCAGATTACAGAATTATCGACCAGTATTTAAGGCACCTCTTTATCCCTATATTCAGATCATAGGTATAATCGGCTTTATCTTTCTTTTATTTGAAATGGGATTATCTGCTATATTGATCACGTTTTTGCTCATTTTAATCGGGTTCTTTACTTACTGGTTTTACGGAAGAATCAGGAGTAGCAGAGAATATGCTCTCCTCTATTTATTAGAAAGGATATCATCGAAAGAAATTACAAGTTATACTTTAGAAACCGAGTTAAAGGAAATTATCAGAGAAAGAGATCAAATTAGTGAAGACCATTTTGACCAGTTGATCAAAACCTGTCATGTACTCGATATTAATGAGTATTTACAAGTCGAGCAGTTTTTTCATTTAGCAGCCGCAGAGATACAAAAAGACTTAAAACTTTCGGAAGAAGAAGTTTTTAAAGCATTGATCAAGAGAGAAAGAGAATATACGACCGTCATAGGTGAGAATCTGGCTATTCCTCATATTATTGTACCGGGAGAAGAAACATTTTCAATTCTTGTAGCTCGAAGCAAGAAGGGTATAAGATTTTCTGATCAACATCCGAGAATAACAACAGTTTTTGTTATAGCTGGTTCTAAAGATCAAAGAACATTTCATCTACGTGCCTTGGCGGCAATAGCCCAAATAGCCAATGACCCACTTTTCAATAAAAAATGGTTACATGCTAATAGTGTAGATGCTTTGAGAGATGCAATACTGCTTGCTAACCGTAATAGAGATAAATACTTTACTCACATAAGTAAGAATACCCTTATTACGAATGGGTATGATAATCGAAAAGATAATTAG
- a CDS encoding SRPBCC domain-containing protein, translating into MNEIIHIKTLLDCDVNKAFTMFSGKREVSSWLAVDANIELRIGGKYELFWDVKDRMNNSTVGCRINGLELGKFIAFEWKGPIEYKTLMNNVDPLTQVIVFFSAIENPVVSDKPQTEIHLIHTGWRNTEKWEDCRRWFFKAWESAFKKLKTECLAEHSKNSW; encoded by the coding sequence ATGAATGAAATTATCCATATTAAAACGTTACTGGATTGTGATGTAAATAAAGCATTCACCATGTTTAGCGGGAAACGTGAGGTCAGTTCATGGTTAGCGGTAGATGCCAATATTGAATTGAGAATAGGTGGAAAATACGAGCTTTTCTGGGATGTTAAGGACAGAATGAATAACAGTACTGTTGGTTGCCGGATTAATGGTCTGGAACTGGGAAAATTTATCGCTTTTGAATGGAAGGGTCCTATCGAGTATAAAACCCTGATGAATAATGTTGATCCCTTGACCCAAGTAATAGTATTCTTTTCAGCCATAGAGAATCCTGTAGTTTCTGATAAACCACAAACCGAGATACATCTTATTCATACAGGATGGAGAAATACAGAAAAATGGGAAGATTGTCGTCGCTGGTTTTTTAAAGCATGGGAATCCGCTTTCAAAAAGCTAAAAACAGAGTGTTTAGCAGAGCATAGTAAAAATTCTTGGTAG
- a CDS encoding DMT family transporter: MTDKGKGLLAINLAVLLFGTAGLFGKLLTFSPILIVLGRVFFASIALFLFLLLKKDFMTIKKKASHYFFMLILGILLGIHWLTFFHAIQISTVAIGLLSFSTFPVYVAFLEPIIFKERFSIKYIVLALVSFIGIRLLIPRFELTDNILQGVIWGSLSGLLFAFLTLLNRKMVSYYRAGTVALYQNLIAFLVLLPFSLSILQQVNKIHDIIMLIVLGVVFTALSHTLFIYGLKIIKAKTASIIACLEPVYGILFAFLILSEIPEVRTIVGGMIIIGAVMFTTFTLKQKKKKYIEV, from the coding sequence ATGACAGATAAAGGGAAAGGTTTACTGGCAATTAATCTTGCAGTTCTGCTCTTCGGAACAGCCGGATTGTTTGGCAAACTATTAACTTTCTCACCCATATTGATTGTACTCGGGAGAGTCTTCTTTGCTTCCATAGCATTGTTTCTCTTTCTCCTGCTTAAAAAAGATTTTATGACTATAAAGAAGAAGGCTTCACACTACTTTTTTATGTTGATTTTAGGTATATTGTTGGGAATACACTGGCTAACTTTCTTTCATGCGATTCAAATATCAACTGTGGCTATCGGGTTGCTCTCCTTTTCAACCTTTCCAGTATACGTAGCTTTTTTGGAGCCGATAATCTTCAAAGAAAGGTTCTCTATTAAGTACATTGTTTTAGCATTGGTTTCTTTTATAGGGATCAGATTACTCATTCCAAGGTTCGAACTCACGGATAATATATTGCAGGGCGTGATTTGGGGTTCTCTTTCAGGATTATTGTTCGCTTTTTTAACATTACTGAACCGCAAGATGGTTTCATATTATCGTGCTGGTACTGTAGCACTATATCAGAACTTAATAGCTTTTTTAGTACTCTTGCCATTTTCATTATCAATACTCCAGCAAGTGAATAAGATTCATGATATTATAATGTTAATAGTTTTAGGTGTGGTGTTTACAGCTCTTTCTCATACCCTTTTCATATATGGCTTGAAGATCATCAAAGCGAAAACGGCCAGTATTATTGCCTGTTTGGAGCCAGTATATGGCATCTTATTTGCCTTTTTGATATTGAGTGAAATACCTGAAGTCAGAACTATAGTAGGTGGTATGATCATTATTGGAGCAGTAATGTTCACAACATTTACCCTTAAACAAAAAAAGAAAAAATATATAGAGGTATAG
- a CDS encoding VCBS repeat-containing protein, whose translation MKTTYISVLIILLCSTLYGQLSFTAVDAGLHEVYYGDAVWSDFNNNGLLDILLTGYTYGEGSLNFPYTEIFRNNGDGTFSNMEAGLFDLGVSKAVAGDLNNNGWNDIAIFGYTGLGGSSYFKVYMNNGDETFTEMISGIPDLYLGDLVLGDFNKNGLLDILVAGQMQDGQGITRIYLNNGDFTFIDLGVDIIGVTHSAVACGDLNNNGWLDIVISGRIGSFNYVAYIYMNNGDGTFTESTQPLIGLRYSSISLGDYNNDGYLDILMNGSDNSEEKYTLIYKNNGDGTFININADIVGTRQGYVAWGDFNNNGLLDFVVSGEIDNAWTTRLFLQTGTDTFTNSNLTFVDARRSTVVPADYNNDGKLDFLLIGWAASQNYLAIIYENMIPTVNTPASAPTGLFTTLTDDGVQFNWQQATGGTTPANGLTYNLRVGTNSNGYDIVSPMAHIDTGFRRVAALGKYSFNSAQLNDLEDGVYYWSVQAIDHIYSGSLFSTEQIFTIGDIPDPTDPPLLFLPPDESEDLATNVHLQWEAVTNAVYYTVQVATDTDFDDIIYTSNLALTNNWISSLDFNQTYYWRVNSNNGVFPSAWSEVWSFNTIESLATIEIFEAEVLNIDNVDLTWQEPVSIRNRQEEVSGYRIYRNNALIMTIEDSVVLSYLDEGLNNGDYTYHITALFGEDMFGGLYESLPSEPQSVTIYLLPPQNLTADSGAGYVDLFWEAPTANDLRQRALEGYNIYRNGVQIGSVSSSELLYTDTNVTNGVLYNYFIRAAYSGGVSVPSNSVSIAPAIPALYPPRDLTYQLEGDEVHLQWYSYLDGEWFSWDNGMNSGGIGTNSPVQFEVAARFEPADLLPFDGKLLQFISFVPRQVQCNYSVRVWINGSIVGDVYDPGDLIVDQAINTTDLVMMEWNVIELIEPVLINVNQELWIGYHIDTETGYPAGRDAGPAVVNKGDLVNLEGWESLSIMNPNLNYNWNIQGLAINNTNGEIITLQPLPYNANQRNNRTEILSSQEAFEPVRFLDYFRYLTGYKVYRNGIELVEITEPQETFYIDTLPNYGVFHYYITALYGEYESLQSNIQTVIFTSVDDEVTNAPKTHLKQNYPNPFNPETQIDFSLANDCFVRIELFNVKGQHIVTLMAEELRAGEYSINWNGKDSKEREVPAGIYFYRLRTQEEDLIRKMILLK comes from the coding sequence ATGAAAACTACATACATTTCAGTACTCATCATATTATTGTGTTCCACATTATACGGACAGTTAAGCTTTACAGCGGTAGATGCCGGATTGCATGAAGTGTATTATGGAGATGCCGTCTGGAGTGATTTCAACAATAATGGTCTTCTTGATATTCTATTAACTGGTTATACCTACGGAGAAGGGTCTCTGAATTTTCCCTATACAGAAATTTTTCGTAATAATGGTGACGGAACGTTCAGTAATATGGAAGCGGGTTTATTTGATTTAGGGGTCAGTAAAGCGGTAGCTGGTGATCTGAATAACAATGGTTGGAATGATATTGCAATCTTTGGTTATACAGGATTAGGCGGCAGTAGCTATTTCAAAGTTTATATGAATAACGGAGATGAGACATTCACAGAAATGATCAGTGGTATACCCGATCTTTATCTTGGTGATCTGGTGTTGGGAGATTTTAACAAAAACGGTTTATTGGATATACTCGTTGCCGGGCAGATGCAAGATGGACAAGGGATTACCCGGATCTACCTCAATAATGGAGATTTTACTTTTATAGACCTGGGAGTCGATATAATAGGGGTAACGCATTCAGCTGTAGCTTGTGGCGATCTGAACAACAACGGATGGCTCGATATTGTGATCAGCGGTAGGATCGGTTCTTTCAATTATGTCGCCTATATTTATATGAATAATGGAGACGGAACATTTACCGAATCTACCCAACCGTTAATAGGATTACGCTATTCCTCAATTTCATTAGGTGATTATAACAATGATGGCTACTTAGATATTCTGATGAACGGTTCAGATAATTCCGAAGAGAAATATACTCTTATTTATAAAAATAACGGAGATGGAACTTTTATCAATATCAATGCCGATATTGTCGGAACAAGACAGGGTTATGTCGCTTGGGGAGATTTCAATAATAACGGTTTACTCGATTTTGTTGTGAGTGGCGAGATTGATAATGCTTGGACGACAAGACTTTTTTTGCAAACAGGAACTGATACCTTTACTAATTCTAATTTGACTTTTGTTGATGCCCGAAGGTCAACTGTAGTACCAGCAGATTATAATAACGATGGTAAACTCGATTTTCTACTCATTGGTTGGGCTGCTTCACAAAACTATTTAGCCATCATCTATGAGAATATGATACCGACAGTTAATACACCTGCTTCTGCTCCAACAGGTCTGTTCACTACTTTGACAGATGATGGAGTGCAATTCAATTGGCAACAGGCAACAGGAGGAACGACCCCTGCAAACGGTCTGACGTATAACTTAAGGGTTGGCACTAATTCAAATGGTTATGATATAGTTTCTCCGATGGCTCACATAGATACCGGATTCAGAAGAGTAGCTGCCTTGGGAAAATATTCTTTTAACAGTGCTCAACTCAATGATCTGGAAGATGGTGTTTATTATTGGAGTGTGCAGGCGATAGATCATATCTATAGTGGTTCTCTCTTTAGCACTGAACAGATATTTACTATAGGCGATATTCCTGATCCCACAGACCCACCGTTGCTTTTTTTACCACCTGATGAGAGTGAAGATCTAGCCACCAATGTTCATTTACAATGGGAAGCAGTAACTAATGCTGTTTACTATACGGTTCAAGTAGCTACCGACACAGATTTTGATGATATTATCTATACAAGCAATCTTGCTCTGACAAACAACTGGATAAGTAGTCTCGATTTTAATCAAACCTATTACTGGAGAGTAAATTCCAATAACGGAGTTTTTCCCAGTGCCTGGTCTGAAGTATGGTCTTTCAATACAATTGAGAGTTTAGCAACAATTGAGATTTTCGAAGCAGAAGTTCTGAACATAGATAATGTAGATTTGACATGGCAAGAACCGGTGTCCATCCGAAACAGACAGGAAGAAGTCAGCGGTTACAGAATCTATCGCAACAATGCTCTTATCATGACAATTGAAGATTCCGTTGTATTGAGCTATCTTGATGAAGGATTAAATAACGGAGATTATACTTACCATATTACGGCTTTGTTTGGTGAAGATATGTTCGGTGGTTTATATGAATCACTCCCTTCCGAACCTCAATCAGTAACTATCTATCTCTTACCACCACAGAATCTGACTGCAGATTCAGGAGCAGGATATGTTGATCTCTTTTGGGAAGCGCCGACTGCAAACGATCTTCGTCAACGCGCCTTAGAAGGGTATAATATTTATCGCAACGGAGTACAAATTGGGTCAGTCTCTTCTTCGGAGCTGTTATATACCGATACAAATGTTACCAACGGTGTATTATATAATTATTTTATCAGAGCCGCCTATAGTGGAGGAGTATCAGTTCCCTCAAATTCTGTATCAATAGCACCGGCTATACCTGCTCTGTATCCACCTCGTGATCTCACTTATCAGTTGGAAGGGGATGAAGTTCATCTGCAATGGTATTCTTATCTCGATGGAGAATGGTTTTCCTGGGATAATGGTATGAATTCAGGCGGTATTGGAACTAATAGTCCTGTCCAGTTTGAAGTAGCAGCAAGGTTTGAACCGGCAGATTTACTACCATTTGACGGTAAGTTACTCCAATTCATCTCTTTTGTTCCCAGACAAGTTCAATGTAATTACTCTGTGAGAGTTTGGATCAATGGTTCAATTGTAGGAGATGTTTATGATCCGGGAGATCTGATCGTAGATCAGGCAATCAATACAACAGATCTGGTCATGATGGAGTGGAATGTTATTGAATTAATAGAACCTGTTTTGATTAATGTCAATCAAGAGCTTTGGATCGGTTATCATATTGATACAGAGACCGGTTATCCTGCAGGTAGAGATGCCGGACCTGCTGTCGTTAATAAAGGAGATCTGGTAAATCTGGAAGGTTGGGAGAGCTTGTCTATCATGAATCCTAATCTTAACTATAACTGGAATATACAAGGGTTAGCAATCAATAATACCAATGGGGAAATAATTACTCTGCAACCTCTCCCCTATAATGCGAACCAAAGAAATAACAGAACAGAGATACTATCAAGCCAAGAAGCATTTGAACCAGTCCGTTTCTTAGATTATTTCAGATATCTGACAGGATACAAGGTATATCGTAATGGAATAGAACTTGTTGAGATCACAGAACCGCAAGAAACTTTCTATATAGATACTCTTCCTAATTATGGAGTTTTTCATTATTATATTACTGCACTTTACGGTGAATACGAATCTCTCCAATCTAATATCCAGACAGTAATCTTTACTTCTGTTGATGATGAAGTGACTAATGCTCCAAAGACACATCTAAAACAGAATTATCCCAATCCATTCAACCCCGAAACCCAAATTGATTTTTCACTGGCTAATGACTGTTTTGTAAGGATTGAATTATTTAATGTTAAAGGGCAACATATCGTAACACTGATGGCGGAAGAGCTTAGAGCAGGGGAATACTCTATTAACTGGAATGGAAAGGATAGTAAAGAGAGAGAAGTTCCGGCTGGCATATACTTTTATCGCTTAAGAACCCAAGAAGAAGATTTGATCAGAAAAATGATACTATTAAAGTAG
- a CDS encoding fumarylacetoacetate hydrolase family protein yields MYIEEDFEIRKVFCLGMNYVDHINEMKSEVPDEPVFFLKPSTAVIRDKGTIILPLASNDIHYEVELAVLIGKHGKKIQKNSAFDHIAGYGVGIDVTLRDIQLAGKEKGYPWTLAKGFDTSAPISRFVPKDLIPNIYHEEISLWVNDELKQHNSPASMVFRIDEIIVYISNFFSLERGDVIFTGTPKGVGKLEDGDVVKASLGKFVTLECQVRRDLQ; encoded by the coding sequence ATGTACATTGAAGAGGATTTTGAGATTCGCAAGGTTTTTTGTCTGGGCATGAACTATGTTGATCATATTAATGAAATGAAGAGCGAAGTTCCAGATGAACCGGTATTTTTTCTAAAACCATCCACAGCTGTGATTCGGGATAAGGGAACTATTATTTTGCCACTGGCAAGTAATGATATTCATTATGAGGTCGAATTAGCAGTCTTGATTGGTAAACACGGAAAAAAGATACAGAAAAATTCTGCTTTTGATCACATAGCAGGATATGGCGTAGGAATTGATGTTACCTTGAGAGATATTCAATTAGCCGGAAAAGAAAAGGGTTATCCTTGGACATTGGCTAAAGGATTCGATACATCAGCACCTATATCTCGCTTTGTTCCCAAGGATTTGATACCTAATATATACCATGAAGAGATATCACTCTGGGTCAATGATGAGTTAAAACAACATAATAGCCCAGCTTCTATGGTCTTCCGGATTGATGAAATTATTGTTTACATTTCTAACTTTTTTTCATTAGAGAGGGGGGATGTTATCTTTACCGGCACTCCCAAAGGTGTTGGAAAACTTGAAGATGGAGATGTCGTCAAAGCATCTCTGGGTAAATTTGTCACTCTGGAATGCCAGGTAAGAAGAGATCTGCAGTAG
- a CDS encoding ferritin-like domain-containing protein, with product MSAYHEPVDELTNKDRDFSRALNSLKEEIEAVDWYQQRVATTTDPELQKIVAHNRDEEIEHAVMVLEWLRRNMPGWDEQMRTYLFTTKPVTELEDEEGEGGDKDLGIGKLK from the coding sequence ATGAGTGCTTATCATGAGCCAGTTGATGAATTAACCAATAAAGACCGCGATTTTTCCAGAGCTTTAAATAGTCTGAAAGAGGAAATTGAAGCAGTTGATTGGTATCAGCAAAGAGTTGCCACAACTACTGATCCAGAATTACAGAAAATAGTTGCGCATAACCGTGATGAAGAGATTGAACACGCGGTTATGGTCTTGGAATGGCTGAGACGAAATATGCCTGGCTGGGATGAACAAATGAGAACTTATCTCTTTACCACTAAACCGGTTACGGAACTGGAAGATGAAGAAGGTGAGGGTGGAGATAAAGATCTGGGCATAGGAAAATTAAAATAA
- a CDS encoding bacteriocin family protein gives MNNLRRNLAPISAEAWEQIEDQAKAGLISLLSARKIVDVEGPKGWDFAGIPTGRMKLVETPKDKQFCYGIRETLPIVEPRISFSLNIWELDNATRGAEDIELDNLVEAVKKIAFFEEKALYYGLKDAKIEGLLTANKESLTFPKEPSKWLAAITEGVLKMKDNAIEGPYALVLPPSVWKTVNYFAECYPLFPQIEDVLQGEIILSNFIDSGLLVSTRGGDFKMVLGTDFSIGYEHHTNKEVTLFLTESFTLQILEPKATMKIQIK, from the coding sequence ATGAATAACTTAAGAAGAAATTTAGCACCGATAAGTGCAGAAGCTTGGGAGCAGATTGAAGATCAAGCAAAGGCAGGATTGATCAGTCTTCTTTCGGCTCGTAAAATAGTTGATGTTGAAGGTCCTAAAGGGTGGGACTTTGCCGGTATTCCAACGGGAAGAATGAAATTAGTCGAAACACCTAAAGACAAACAATTTTGTTATGGTATAAGAGAAACATTACCTATTGTTGAACCACGGATCAGTTTTTCTCTCAATATCTGGGAGTTAGATAATGCCACCAGAGGTGCTGAAGATATCGAGCTCGATAATTTGGTAGAGGCAGTAAAGAAAATTGCCTTCTTTGAAGAAAAAGCTCTTTATTACGGTTTGAAAGATGCTAAAATAGAAGGATTGTTAACGGCTAATAAAGAGTCTCTGACTTTCCCAAAAGAGCCTTCCAAGTGGTTGGCAGCAATTACAGAAGGTGTCTTAAAGATGAAAGATAATGCAATTGAAGGTCCTTATGCCCTTGTTTTACCACCTTCGGTCTGGAAAACTGTTAATTATTTCGCAGAGTGTTACCCACTCTTCCCACAGATTGAAGATGTACTGCAAGGTGAAATTATATTATCCAATTTTATAGATTCCGGTCTCTTGGTTTCTACACGTGGTGGAGATTTCAAAATGGTTCTGGGAACTGACTTTTCGATCGGCTATGAACATCATACCAATAAAGAGGTTACCCTCTTTTTGACCGAGTCATTCACTCTCCAGATTCTGGAACCGAAAGCTACAATGAAGATCCAGATCAAGTAA